A genomic window from Accipiter gentilis chromosome 1, bAccGen1.1, whole genome shotgun sequence includes:
- the FBXO2 gene encoding F-box only protein 2 yields the protein MESLPEAVLIRILASIPAVDLVLVCRLVCCQWKNLVDGAALWILKCQQEGLTGAESQENAENWQNFYFLSKKRKNLIKNPCGEEDLQHWGEVENGGDGWKIEELPGDFGKEFPSEEVHKYFVTSYEWCQKAQVIDLRAEGYWEELMDTTQPKVVVKDWYAGRSDAGCLYELCVKLLSENEDVLAEYKSETIAIPQDNDANWTEISHTFSNYGPGVRFVRFEHGGQDTLFWKGWYGVRVTNSSVTVEP from the exons ATGGAGTCCCTCCCTGAAGCAGTCCTGATCAGAATCCTAGCTTCCATACCTGCAGTGGATTTGGTGCTGGTGTGCCGCCTGGTCTGCTGCCAGTGGAAGAACCTGGTCGATGGAGCTGCACTTTGGATCCTGAAGTGTCAGCAGGAAGGCCTCACTGGAGCAGAGTCACAGGAGAATGCAGAGAACTGGCAAAACTTCTATTTCCTGAGTAAGAAAAGGAAGAATCTCATCAAGAACCCATGTGGTGAAG AAGActtgcagcactggggagaggTAGAGAATGGAGGTGATGGCTGGAAAATTGAAGAGCTCCCTGGGGACTTTGGAAAAGAATTCCCTAGCGAAGAAGTCCATAAGTACTTTGTTACATCTTATGA GTGGTGTCAAAAGGCTCAGGTCATTGACCTTAGGGCTGAGGGCTACTGGGAAGAGCTGATGGATACCACCCAGCCTAAAGTTGTGGTAAAAGACTG GTATGCAGGACGCAGTGATGCCGGCTGCCTCTATGAGCTCTGTGTGAAGCTGCTCTCGGAGAATGAGGATGTTCTGGCCGAGTACAAAAGTGAGACTATTGCCATCCCACAGGATAATGATGCCAACTGGACTGAG ATCTCCCACACCTTTTCCAACTATGGGCCTGGGGTCCGCTTTGTCCGCTTCGAACATGGTGGCCAGGACACACTATTCTGGAAGGGATGGTATGGCGTACGTGTTACCAACAGCAGCGTGACAGTGGAGCCATAG
- the LOC126041568 gene encoding F-box only protein 6-like, translated as MTTICDLPEDVLVELLSLLPAQDLIRTCRLVCTQWRYVVDLTTLWKRKCQREGFYIQNLDRSVSDWKIFYMLCSLKRNLIKNPSAEENFQHWKLDNNEGDKWKIEDLPGTHGKDMPDPKVHKYFVTSYGPCFKSQLITLQKEGYWNQLMDEKRPEIVVKDWYAARFDCGCRYELTVRLLSEDYIVLEEFHPEPVVIEQWNDAAWREISHTFQNYPAGVRYIWFQHGGQDTQFWAGWYGIRVTNSSITIGPLTLL; from the exons ATGACAACCATTTGCGACCTCCCCGAAGACGTGCTGGTGGAGCTGCTGtcgctgctcccagcccaggatCTGATCCGCACCTGCAGACTGGTCTGCACGCAGTGGCGGTACGTGGTGGATCTGACCACCCTATGGAAACGCAAGTGCCAGCGCGAGGGGTTTTATATTCAGAATTTGGACAGAAGCGTCTCTGATTGGAAGATCTTCTATATGCTCTGCAGCTTGAAGAGAAACTTAATCAAAAACCCTAGTGCCGAAG AGAACTTTCAGCATTGGAAACTTGATAATAATGAGGGAGATAAATGGAAGATTGAGGATCTGCCTGGAACTCATGGAAAAGACATGCCAGACCCCAAAGTACACAAATACTTTGTCACTTCATATGG GCCATGCTTCAAGTCTCAACTCATTACCCTGCAGAAAGAGGGATACTGGAATCAGCTGATGGATGAGAAACGGCCTGAAATTGTAGTCAAGGACTG GTACGCTGCCAGATTTGACTGTGGGTGTCGCTATGAACTTACAGTGAGGCTCCTTTCTGAAGACTACATTGTCCTTGAGGAGTTCCATCCTGAGCCAGTGGTTATAGAGCAGTGGAATGATGCAGCATGGAGAGAG ATTTCTCACACCTTCCAGAACTACCCAGCTGGAGTTCGTTACATCTGGTTTCAGCATGGAGGCCAAGACACCCAATTCTGGGCAGGATGGTACGGCATCCGAGTGACAAACAGCAGCATCACCATTGGGCCCCTGACACTGTTATGA
- the MAD2L2 gene encoding mitotic spindle assembly checkpoint protein MAD2B, which produces MTTLTRQDLNFGQVVADVLSEFLEVAVHLILYVREVYPIGIFQKRKKYNVPVQMSCHPELNQYIQDTLHCVKPLLEKNDVEKVVVVILDKEHHPVERFVFEITQPPLLSISSESLLSHVEQLLRAFILKISVCDAVLDNNPPGCTFTVLVHTREAATRNMEKIQVIKDFPWILADEQDVHMHDPRLIPLKTMTSDILKMQLYVEERAHKGT; this is translated from the exons ATGACCACTCTCACACGGCAGGACCTTAACTTTGGGCAAG ttgttgcggATGTTCTTTCAGAATTTCTGGAAGTGGCTGTTCACCTTATCTTATATGTCAGAGAAGTTTACCCTATTGGGAtctttcagaagaggaaaaaatacaatgtACCTGTCCAG ATGTCCTGCCACCCAGAGCTGAATCAATACATCCAGGACACACTGCACTGCGTAAAGCCACTGCTCGAGAAG AATGATGTGGAGAAAGTTGTAGTTGTAATCCTGGATAAAGAGCACCACCCTGTGGAGAGATTTGTCTTTGAGATCACCCAGCCACCTCTTCTTTCCATTAG TTCAGAGTCCCTGCTGTCCCATGTGGAGCAGTTACTGCGTGCCTTCATCCTGAAAATCAGCGTGTGTGATGCTGTGCTTGACAATAATCCCCCAG GTTGTACCTTCACCGTTCTGGTTCACACACGGGAGGCTGCCACACGGAACATGGAAAAGATCCAGGTGATAAAG GATTTCCCATGGATCCTTGCTGATGAACAAGATGTGCACATGCATGATCCTCGGCTCATCCCCCTGAAAACTATGACATCTGATATCTTAAAG ATGCAGCTATATGTAGAAGAGCGAGCCCACAAAGGCACCTGA